From Amycolatopsis sp. cg9, one genomic window encodes:
- a CDS encoding CbtB-domain containing protein: protein MSHTAAPAVPLPIRIPIREIVPWAVFVVLLALIALYFVSAEQGATAVFANMYVHEFVHDGRHLLAFPCH, encoded by the coding sequence ATGTCCCACACGGCAGCTCCCGCCGTCCCGCTCCCGATCCGCATCCCGATCCGTGAGATCGTGCCGTGGGCGGTGTTCGTGGTGCTCCTCGCGCTGATCGCGCTGTACTTCGTGAGCGCCGAGCAGGGCGCCACCGCGGTGTTCGCGAACATGTACGTCCACGAGTTCGTGCACGACGGCCGGCACCTGCTGGCCTTCCCCTGCCACTGA